A window of the Candidatus Cetobacterium colombiensis genome harbors these coding sequences:
- a CDS encoding solute:sodium symporter family transporter — protein sequence MLMIISFIFFTLLVATLTYFKTKGDNLTTNDGYFLGGRSLTGGFIAGSLMLTNLSPVNFSGMSAQSYVYNMSVMGWEVCSGITLVLVAMFLVPRYLKGGLTTIPEFLEERFDSSVRQFVTYLFLVSYLLSALPPTLYAGALVLSQLFDIPGMLNVSHTASIWITVWAIGIIGAIYAIFGGLKAVAFSDTLNGIGLIIGGLAVPYLGFKFIGKGDFFHGVIKLVESHPEKFDAIGKSSDSLPFSTLFTGMILVNLYYWGTDQGIIQRALGAKNLKEGQKGVMIAGFLKILTPLMVIIPGIIGYHIYGDTISDADLTYSYLVRDLMPNYLLGFFAAVMFGAVLSSYNSVLNSAATLFSLNIYKPKFGKNKSDLEIVNKGKLFGFLVALISMFIAPMIMNAPNGLFQYLQTVNGFFSVPIFTIIFIGYTTKRVPAIAAKIALIIFVSSYAMLQLVVKPDLHFLHQLAILFVICCGIMLAIGKKYPRKEPFILKDKNVVELTPWDKQYEVATLIVTFMISFYLIFSKLGLVTQNYSNLKSYLMILWTVAIMIALFFRKRRLRKIELESIKIIQGEA from the coding sequence ATGTTAATGATAATATCTTTCATTTTTTTCACATTGTTAGTAGCAACACTAACATATTTTAAAACAAAAGGTGATAACCTAACAACAAATGACGGGTACTTTTTGGGTGGAAGGAGTTTAACAGGTGGTTTCATAGCAGGATCTTTAATGCTTACAAATTTAAGTCCAGTAAATTTTTCAGGAATGAGTGCACAATCTTATGTATATAATATGTCAGTTATGGGTTGGGAAGTTTGTTCTGGAATAACTCTAGTTCTAGTTGCAATGTTTTTAGTTCCAAGATATTTAAAAGGAGGACTTACGACTATACCAGAATTTTTAGAAGAACGATTCGATTCTAGTGTTAGGCAATTTGTAACTTATCTTTTTCTAGTAAGTTATTTACTCAGTGCATTACCACCAACTTTATACGCAGGTGCTTTAGTTTTAAGTCAACTATTTGATATTCCAGGAATGCTAAATGTAAGTCATACAGCAAGTATTTGGATAACAGTTTGGGCAATTGGAATAATAGGTGCAATCTATGCTATATTTGGTGGATTAAAAGCGGTAGCTTTTTCAGATACATTAAATGGAATAGGACTTATAATTGGAGGATTGGCTGTTCCATATTTAGGATTTAAATTTATAGGTAAGGGTGATTTTTTTCATGGAGTTATAAAACTTGTAGAATCTCATCCAGAAAAATTTGATGCTATAGGAAAAAGTAGCGATTCATTACCGTTTTCAACACTCTTTACTGGAATGATTTTAGTTAACTTATATTATTGGGGTACAGATCAAGGAATAATTCAAAGAGCTTTAGGAGCTAAGAATTTAAAAGAGGGACAAAAAGGAGTTATGATAGCAGGATTTTTAAAGATATTAACACCTTTAATGGTTATTATTCCTGGAATAATTGGCTATCATATATATGGTGATACAATCTCTGATGCAGATTTAACTTATTCTTATTTAGTAAGAGATCTGATGCCAAATTATCTTTTAGGATTCTTTGCTGCAGTTATGTTTGGAGCAGTTTTAAGTTCATATAATAGTGTTTTAAATAGTGCTGCAACTCTTTTTAGTTTAAATATATATAAACCGAAGTTTGGAAAAAATAAAAGTGACTTAGAGATTGTAAATAAAGGCAAACTATTTGGATTTTTAGTAGCATTGATATCGATGTTTATAGCACCTATGATAATGAATGCTCCAAATGGCCTTTTCCAATATTTGCAAACAGTAAATGGATTTTTTAGTGTACCAATATTTACAATAATATTTATTGGATATACAACAAAAAGAGTTCCTGCAATAGCAGCAAAAATTGCTTTAATTATTTTTGTTTCATCATATGCAATGTTACAACTTGTAGTAAAACCAGATTTACATTTTTTACATCAATTGGCAATTTTATTTGTAATTTGTTGTGGAATAATGTTAGCTATTGGAAAAAAATACCCAAGAAAAGAGCCTTTTATTTTAAAAGATAAAAATGTAGTTGAATTAACACCTTGGGATAAGCAATATGAAGTTGCAACGTTAATAGTAACATTTATGATTTCGTTTTACTTAATATTCTCAAAATTAGGTTTAGTAACACAAAATTATAGTAATTTAAAAAGTTACTTAATGATATTATGGACAGTTGCTATAATGATTGCACTGTTCTTTAGAAAAAGAAGATTAAGAAAAATAGAGTTAGAAAGTATTAAAATTATACAAGGAGAAGCCTAA
- a CDS encoding LacI family DNA-binding transcriptional regulator, with amino-acid sequence MVKMKDVALKAEVSQATVSRVINGSTYVEPYTRQKVLDVIEELGYKVNSAAKALSSKKSSVIAVILPDISNPYFAEILNVIENEAYQSGYKVIFMNSQGNEHKEKKLIDNILKYKPLGVVLSPLDDEENYSKKLIENKIPVVTMGKLSQNFSGVSINHKVGGELLAKHFVSLGHEKIGYIGNKDDKFKGFKDGLASLNVNLKDENCIDFYNYSSINIKEAVYSSLEKYLKKHKKFDFTAIFTGNDIVAMEVINFFRDKGIKVPEDIAVAGFDNISFTSYLSITTVAQPVREIAFLAFERLMMEAKSGNKEIKHIEILPRLIPRDSTVKFFK; translated from the coding sequence ATGGTTAAGATGAAAGATGTAGCTTTGAAAGCTGAAGTTTCTCAAGCAACAGTTTCAAGAGTTATAAATGGTAGTACATATGTTGAACCATATACGAGACAAAAAGTTTTAGATGTAATAGAAGAACTTGGTTACAAAGTAAATAGTGCTGCTAAAGCCTTATCAAGTAAAAAAAGTTCTGTAATAGCTGTTATATTACCTGATATATCAAATCCATATTTTGCTGAAATTTTGAATGTAATAGAAAATGAAGCTTATCAAAGTGGCTATAAAGTAATTTTTATGAATAGTCAAGGAAATGAACATAAAGAAAAAAAATTGATAGACAATATATTAAAGTATAAGCCATTAGGAGTAGTGTTATCACCTTTAGATGATGAAGAAAACTATTCAAAAAAGTTAATTGAAAATAAGATTCCAGTTGTGACTATGGGGAAATTATCACAAAATTTTTCTGGAGTATCAATTAATCATAAAGTTGGTGGAGAACTTTTAGCAAAACATTTTGTAAGTTTAGGACATGAAAAAATTGGATATATAGGAAATAAAGATGATAAATTTAAAGGTTTCAAAGATGGCTTAGCAAGTTTAAATGTAAATTTAAAAGATGAAAATTGTATAGATTTCTATAATTATTCATCTATTAATATAAAAGAAGCTGTATATAGTTCTTTAGAAAAATATTTAAAAAAGCATAAGAAGTTTGATTTTACGGCTATATTTACAGGAAATGATATTGTTGCTATGGAAGTTATAAACTTTTTTAGAGACAAGGGGATAAAAGTTCCAGAGGATATTGCAGTAGCAGGTTTTGATAATATAAGCTTTACAAGTTATTTATCTATAACAACAGTAGCACAGCCAGTAAGGGAGATTGCATTTTTGGCATTTGAAAGGTTAATGATGGAAGCGAAAAGTGGTAATAAAGAGATAAAGCATATAGAGATATTACCTAGATTGATTCCAAGAGATTCAACAGTAAAATTCTTTAAATAA
- a CDS encoding glycoside hydrolase family 32 protein: MSKRPLFHFTPEKNWMNDPNGLSHFNGEYHIFYQHNPENCYWGNMTWGHAKSKDLFAWEHLEHALYPDSKELGDIDGCFSGSAFVKDNELHLFYTGVEMTTKRLNEFGNTITVGDDDLISTQILAKSKDGINFEKVAKLEVPIPEKTCTAHIRDPKVWETDGKYYMVLGAKDQAGGKILMYESDDLKNWNIFTELKEPNMGFMWECPDLFEIGGKEVLVFSPQGIGTDGQVHIAGYYLGDFDYEKKEFIHSDLKRLDNGFEFYAPQSFLDEKGRRVLIGWLVNHAPLPGENFTGIMTIPRELNYKDGKLYQMPVKEIEKYRNKELGEFSELDNKNQYDLNLKIGTDKDFTLILFENNGVGLKLHFDFKENKIILDRSDIINDFKVLETFGLKRELNLEIKEPSIELRVIVDKCVAEIYINNGEYVMSAVVNPKLNQNKVILIGEILEKNIYELKR, encoded by the coding sequence ATGAGTAAAAGACCATTATTTCATTTTACACCAGAAAAAAATTGGATGAATGACCCAAATGGGTTATCACATTTTAATGGAGAGTATCATATATTTTATCAACATAATCCAGAAAATTGTTATTGGGGAAATATGACTTGGGGGCATGCTAAAAGTAAGGATCTTTTTGCATGGGAACATCTAGAACATGCATTATATCCTGATAGTAAAGAGCTTGGTGACATTGATGGATGTTTCTCTGGAAGTGCTTTTGTGAAAGATAATGAATTACATCTATTTTATACAGGTGTAGAAATGACTACTAAAAGATTAAATGAATTTGGAAATACAATAACAGTAGGAGATGATGACTTAATATCAACTCAAATTTTAGCTAAATCAAAAGATGGAATTAATTTTGAAAAAGTTGCAAAATTAGAAGTACCAATTCCAGAAAAAACTTGTACAGCTCATATAAGAGATCCAAAAGTATGGGAAACAGATGGAAAATACTATATGGTTTTAGGGGCAAAAGATCAAGCTGGTGGAAAAATACTTATGTATGAATCAGATGATTTAAAAAATTGGAATATTTTTACAGAGTTAAAAGAACCCAATATGGGATTTATGTGGGAGTGTCCAGATCTATTTGAAATTGGTGGAAAAGAAGTTCTTGTATTTAGTCCTCAAGGAATTGGAACAGATGGTCAAGTTCATATAGCAGGTTATTATTTAGGTGATTTTGATTATGAGAAAAAAGAGTTTATTCATAGTGATTTAAAAAGGTTAGACAATGGATTTGAATTCTATGCACCTCAAAGTTTTTTAGATGAAAAAGGTAGAAGAGTTTTAATCGGATGGTTAGTAAACCATGCACCTTTACCAGGTGAAAACTTTACAGGAATAATGACAATTCCAAGAGAGTTAAATTATAAAGATGGGAAATTATATCAAATGCCAGTAAAGGAGATAGAAAAATATAGAAATAAAGAACTTGGAGAGTTTTCAGAATTAGATAATAAAAATCAGTATGATTTAAATTTAAAAATAGGTACAGATAAAGATTTTACTTTGATATTATTTGAGAATAATGGAGTTGGATTAAAGTTACATTTTGATTTTAAAGAGAATAAAATTATTTTAGATAGAAGTGATATTATAAATGATTTTAAAGTATTAGAAACATTTGGATTAAAAAGAGAACTAAATTTAGAAATAAAAGAACCAAGCATTGAGTTAAGAGTTATAGTAGACAAATGTGTAGCAGAAATCTATATAAATAATGGAGAATATGTTATGAGTGCAGTTGTAAATCCAAAACTAAATCAAAATAAAGTTATATTGATAGGAGAGATTTTAGAAAAAAATATATATGAATTAAAAAGATAA